CCGACAATTATCTCCTCCGACTCTTTATCAACACGCGTAACAAAATCCGACGCCTGCTTCAGCCCGATGTCCTTTTTTGAGACCCTGCCGAGGTTTCTGAGAATAAGTTCACCTGCAAGCCTTGCAGCCCTGACCGCGGTGTCAAGGAACCCCTCTCTTTCATTTAAAAACATGATTTAATATATAACATTTTATTAGTATAGTAAAAGGCCAGGGAAGGAGAAGCTATGGTAATCATCAAGAAGAGTTTGACGAATTCAGTTTTTTTGATCATTGTTTTTCTGTTTGTTGTTCAGCTTTTCAGTGCACGGAACGCAGCTTCAGAGAAGCTGTATAAATGGACGGATAAGAGGGGAGCGACTCATATCACCGACTATCCCCCTCCTGACAGCGAGAAGAGAGAAGGCCCTGTGGTAGTCATAGAGGAAGAACCCGGGCTCAAGCTTGACAGGACAATTGTATACACCGCCGGTCCCTTTCTCTCGGCCAAGGCAAAGAGACTGCAGGGGAGGTTACGTGAAGGCTTAAGGGCTCTCTCCGACATCCCGTCACGGGGGACTGCGTTCATCCTCCTCTTTATAGGCATACCGGTAGTTCTCCACCTCTACTATGCCCTGTGCCTTTATCTCTTCAGCCGCAAACTCGGAGTCTCCTCTGCATGGCTTGCCTGGGTGCCCGCTCTCAATGTCTTTCCCCTGGTGAGCGCGGCTGGAAAGCCCTGGTGGTGGGGGGTGCTTTTCCTCTTGCCCCTGTCGGGGTTAATACCACTGCTTTATTCCAACGTCTATATGGTTGCGGCACTCTTTGTCGTATGTATAGTCGATTTAGTCCTCTGTGTTATCGTATGGATGAGAATTTGTACCAGCCTCTGGATAAACAGGTGGGTCGGCCTGCTGATTTTCGTGCCCCTGGTGCAGTTGGTTCTTATAGGTTATCTTGCCTTCAAGCGGGAGCCTCAGGAGGAGGCCTATGGGGGTATGCGGGATCCTGATGATGTATCACGGTCCTGAAAACGCATGAAATGTCATTCCGTATAGAACTGAAGCAGGTTCAGAACCTGCCTTGAATTCATTTCAGGGATGACAGTTAACGGCTTTTTCAACTGACAGCCATGTGCTGACCTTGCGGGATTTTAGCCGCTAATCAATTGGCGAGTAATTCTTTTATTTCATCATCAAAATCATTGATAAGCTCATCCGCCCAGCCGACCTGCCTGTAGGCGAGCCGGCCCCGGGAATCAATTATAACGAACGCTGGGACCCCCTTTGATATGAACTTGCTGTATACCTTCATGTCCCTGTCAAGGAGCACAGGCCAGTTCTTTTTGTATTTCTCAACAAACTCCTTTACTTTATCGGCATCCTCTCCGCGGTTTATTGCAAGGAAGACTACATCGGGGTTGCCTGAAAACCTTCCGGCCAGTTTCCCTATCCCGGGGAAAGAAATCCGGCAGTATTGTCACCATGTGTTGAAGAATTCAATAAATATGACCCGTCCACTGTAATCATTCAGACTTACTGCGTCTCCATTTAGAGATGGAAGGGTGAAGTCTTCCACCCTCTCCCCTATATCATATACTTTTACATTGCTGCATCCGGAAAGGAGTATCAGGGGAAGGCATAGCAGGATTATTTTTAAATAATAATTATTATAGATTGCCATGGATTAAGGCTCCTTGCATCGGGTTTGGGGGTAAAGGCGGCCAGGGGTTTACAGGTTGCCTGAAAGGGCCCCGCCTGGTGCGGGAATGTGGCTGCTGTGAGGTCGAAATCATTCGGTATATGGCCGGCTTCCGTTCCCTCAGCTCTTCTTGTCGGTTAGTGCCGCTATCCCCGGTAGTTCCTTGCCCTCAAGGAGCTGGAGGGTGGCACCTCCACCGGTGGAGATAAAGGATATGCTGTCAGACACACCTGCCTGGTGAACGGCGAGGTCGGTATCACCTCCACCCACAATGGTCAGGGCATAGGCATCTGCAACAGAGCGGGCAACGGCAAATGTTCCCCTGGAGAAGGCATCAACCTCAAATACCCCCATCGGTCCATTCCAGAGTATTGTTTTTGCGTTTTGCAGCGCCTCTGAAAAGAGCCTGGCCGTTGCCGGGCCGATATCAAGGGCCTTCCATCCCGGTGGGATCTCAAGGGTTGGGACAATCTTTGTCTCACTCCCGGGTTCAAGGGCATGGGCTATCACACAGTCCACGGGAAGGTAAAACTTCACACCCCTGGCCTTGAGCTTTTTCCTGATTCTCTGTGCCGTCTCAAGCATATTCTTCTCAACGAGAGAATCTCCAACCTCATAACCCATTGCCTTGATGAATGTATATGCCATGCCTCCGCCGATCAGTACCTTATCCACATTTGCCTCGAGATTCTCAAGGACACCTATCTTGCCGGAGACCTTTGCACCACCGAGGATGGCCACAAAGGGACGGACAGGATTGTTAACCACTCCTTTCAGGTACTCTATTTCCTTCTTCAGGAGAAAACCGGCAGCCGAAGGAATGAACTTTGGGATACCCACAATCGAGGCATGGTTCCTGTGGGCCGTTCCGAATGCATCGTTAATATAGTAATCGGCAAGTTCTGCAAGCCCCTTGGCGAAGCCTTCATCATTTGCCTCCTCCCCTTCGTGGAACCTCAGGTTCTCGAGAACTATAACATCACCGGGCTGCATCTTATCGATGATGTTCTTTACCTGATGTCCTACACAGTCAGGAGAGAAAATCACCTCCTTGTTAAGCAGCCTCCGCAGCCTCTTGGCAACCGGGGCGAGGCTGTCCCGGGGATTCACCTTTCCCTTTGGCCTTCCGAGGTGAGAGGCCAGAATAACCTTTGCCCCTTCATCGATGGCATAGTTTATGGTTGGGAGTGACGAACGTATACGTCGGTCATCTGTAATATTGAGGTTTTCGTCGAGGGGTACGTTGAAATCCACCCTCACAAAGACCCTCTTTCCCTTAAGATCAAGGTCTTCTATCGTAAGCTTTCCGATGACATCCTTGATCGGGGATGGATTGAGATTGTTTTTCATTAACTGTCTCCGGTTACCTTGGTTTATCTGTTTTTTATAATATACAGTATGAGGTCACGCAGCCTGCTGCTGTATCCCCACTCGTTGTCATACCATGCAAGAACCTTAACCATACGGTTCTCCAGTACCTTTGTTATGGTGGCATCCACTATCGATGAATGGCTGTTTCCGTTGAAGTCCGTTGAGACGAGTGGTTCCTCCGAGTACTGCAGGATACCCTTGAGTGGACCTTCGGCAGCGTTCTTCAGTGCAGCGTTGACCTCTTCCAGGGAAACATCCCTTGAGAGTTCGGCAACCAGGTCGACGACAGACACATTCGGTGTGGGTACGCGGATGGACATCCCGTCCAGTTTGCCCCTGAGTTCCGGCAACACCAGCCCTACCGCCTTTGCAGCTCCGGTGGTGGTGGGAATCATATTCATCGCTGCAGCCCTGGCCCGCCTGAGATCCTTGTGTGGGAGGTCGAGGATTCTTTGATCATTGGTATAAGAATGAATAGTGGTCATTAATCCCCTTGTAATACCAAACTCGTTGTTCAGCACCTTAGCTACAGGGGAGAGACAGTTCGTGGTACAGGATGCATTGGAGATAATCCGGTGGTTATGTATGTCCATGGATTCCTCATTCACTCCCAGACATACGGTGATATCGGGGTCATTTGCCGGTGCCGATATGATAACCCACCGGGCACCTGCATCAAGATGCTGTGATGCCGTCTCCTTGTCCCTGAACCTCCCGGTGGATTCGATTACGAATTCCACCTCTGTCTCCCTCCAGGGGAGCTTTGAGGGTTCGGTAATCGCCGTAACCTTGATTTCCTTCCCGTTAACGACTATTGAATCATCAGTTGCAGAGACATCGGAGGAGAAGATCCCGTGGACCGAGTCATACTTCAGGAGATGTGCAAGGGTCTTTGCATCTGTAAGGTCATTGATCGCTGCAATCTCAAAATCGTCCTGTTCCATAGAGGTCCTGAAAAAGTTGCGCCCAATCCTGCCGAACCCGTTAATCCCGACCTTAACCGCCATAATGGCCTCCTTATTGGTAAATTTCTGAAGATATTTTTATCTGATAACCCAGAACAAAGCTTACCCCTTAGTACTACTCAATGTCAAGCCTGTTTATCACCATACCGGTCAGTATCTTTGGATAAAAATAGGTGGATTTTGGCGGCATGCGGAGACATGTAAGGGATACCTTTTCAACCTCTGAAACGCTGGTTGGCCTGAGAAAGAACGCAGCCTGGAATTCACCGGTCCGAACCCGCCGTAACGTGGTTTCAGTGTCCATCTCAAAGGCAACCTCTTCAACCCGGAAGATCCTTTTCAGGATCAATTCATGAAGCACGGTCACATCGAGATCCCTGAGGACCCCGGGAGTCCCGGAGAGGTTATCCCCCGTATATCTCAGCACATAGCCTGACTTGTCACCATTGAGGGCAAGACCAATGGTATGTTGATTCCCCTCGATCTCCCTGACAATTCCGGCCACGTCTTCGATCCTCCTCAGTATGAAGTACCTCTCGAGGGGTTTGATGATACTGTCCTTCACGGAGCCTGACTTGTGGGAGAGTCTCTTCACCAGCCTGTGGGTAGGCAGGACGGTCAATCCTCCGTCAGCAATATTCACAAGATACATAAGGACATAATTGTAGGGCTCCCTGCCTGTATGTGAGGGGTTTTTTCTCATCATCTCATTTCTGTAATCAAGGGCCGTTTCATACCGGTGATGTCCGTCTGCAATATAGATCGGCCGGCCTCTCAATTTCTCCTGTATAAAGGAGATATCATCGGGGTCATCGAGCAGCCACATCCTGTGCCGGGCCCCGTTGAGGTCCCTCGCCTCCATATATGGTTTCTCCGAACAGGTCCTTTCAAAAATGCCTCCAAGGTTGCAATCACGACGGTTATAGATAGAGAAGATGGGGCTGAGGTTTGCATTGCAGTGTTTAATGAGACTGAGCCTGTCAGCCTTGGGCTTGGAGTGTGTTGCCTCATGGGGATAAACCCCTTTACAGAGGTCCGTGATATATACCCGGCCGAAGATTCCCCTCATTACTTCCTGTCTGTTTTCGATAGTGTAACTGACCTTACAAACATAAAAAAGGGGCCTCTCTGCCTGGATAAGGATGCCCTCCCGGAGCCACTCCGTGAGAAACCTCCTTGCCCTGGTATATCTGTTCTCCTGATCGCTGTCCGTATCATAGGTCTTGCCGAAATCGACCCTTACAAAATTGTAAGGGCTCTTTCTGTAGAGTTCATCCTTTACCTCCGGGCTGATAATATCATAGGGGGGAGATACAACGTCATCACCCTTTATTTTTTCGGTATTGTAGACAACACCCTTAAAAGGCACAACCTCTGTCATTGCTCTTTCCTTTCCCTAAATTGAGTCAGTGTATAAAGTCGAGCTGTAGTCGTTTTTCCGTCATTCCGGCTTGTCCGGAATCGTTCTATAAGAAGGATTCCCGACTCGCTTCGCTTACGGGAATGACAAATAACTGTAGTTTATACACAGACTATAGTTATTCTTTATATGATGCTTTTCAGGCCCTTAAAGCAACGGTCAGGCCTGGAAATCTTCAAGACCGGTAGAGCGAGGATATGAAATTATACAATTGCGCCCGGATTTCGGGCACTTGGGTGTCTTATGGTTACGAAGGTCAAAGAAGATAGATTTTAACATGGCATATCCATTTTATTCAAACAGAAAGTGTCTGTGATTCTGGAGATGTTGCGGAAGCGCCGGGTGCATAGACCTTTAAGAAGCGCCCTTCCCTACCTGATATATGCCTCTGTTACATACCTTCTCATCATCCTGTGTGAGTTGAAGTAATAGGCTATCTTCCCGATTGCATTCTCCATCATCTTGATCCAGCCCTTTCTGTTTTCATAATATGTGGGGATCACGGTATTCTGAAGTTTCAGGTAAAGGTCTTCGGCATCCCTTGAAGGATCGGCCGGCACATCAGGTGGGGGACCTATCGCCCAACCCGTGTACCCCTCAATATGCCCCTCTATCCACCATCCGTCGAGGACACTGAAGTTCACCACACCGTTATGGGCTGCCTTCATCCCGCTTGTGCCTGAGGCCTCGTATGGTCTTAAGGGTGTGTTTAACCAAACATCCACCCCTGAAACCATCTTCAGAGCAAGATCCATGTTGTAGTTCCTGAGATAGGCCACCCTGATCCTGTCCCCTAATCTTTCGGAGATTTCAAATATCCTCTTGATCAGCCCCTTCCCCGTTTCATCCCTTGGGTGCGCCTTGCCTGCATATATAATCTGTATCTTCCCCTGGCCTATCTCCACCAGCCTGTCTATATCGGAAAAAATAAGGTCAGCGCGTTTGTATGCGGTTGCACGTCTGGCAAAACCGATTGTGAGGACTTCATCGCTCATCTGCATCCCGGTATCTTCGCGGACAGTGTCGATCAGGGTTCTCTTTGCCTCCATGTGGGCAGCCCAGATCTCCTCTTTGGGAATCTTTCCCACCCTTACAAATATCTCCGGTTCATTGGCCCATCCCGGCAGATACCTGTCGTAAATCCTCCTGAAGGGGTCAGAGGTCCATGTGTATGAATGAACACCGTTGGTGACGGCATGAATCTCATATCCCGGGAACATGTTCTGTGAGACCTCGCGGTGCTTTTTTGCAACCCCGTTTATATAGTTGCTGAGATTAAGCGCCAGCATTGTCATGTTCAGACGTTCCTGCCCCCCGAATTCCTTGATAACGTCGATGGGAACCACGTCACAGAGAATCCTCTCCACGAGTTCATAGGAGAATTTGTCGTGCCCGGCCTTAACGGGGGTGTGGGTGGTAAAGACACAAAGCCCCCTGACCTTTTCAATATCCCAGACAAGATGTTCATCCCAGACCTCTTCAATATCCTTCCTGAACTTCCTGAGAAGTTCAAGGATCAGGAGACTTGAATGCCCTTCGTTCATATGATACTTCCTGATCTCGAACCCGAGACTGTCAAGCATCCTTACCCCGCCGATCCCCAGGACTATCTCCTGTTTTAACCTGTATGATTCGTCACCACCGTAAAGATAGTGGGTTATAGACCTGTCCTGTTCATGGTTTTCTTCGATATCGGTATCGAGGCAAAGTATCGGCACCATCCCACCTGTGACACTCTTCTGAATATAGACCCATGCACCGACATAAACCTCCCTTTCCTCGATAAACACCTTTACCCTATCCCCGAGGGGAGACATGAAGTCGCGGGGGTTCCAGTCATCAGGTGATTCTATCTGCCGGCCGTTATCGTCGATATCCTGCCGGAAATATCCCTTCTTGGTAAGCAGCGTCACTGCCACTATGGGGAGTTTCAGATCGGCAGCAGACCTGATTGTGTCCCCCGCAAGCACCCCGAGCCCGCCACTGTAGGTTGGGATGTCACTTCTGAGCCCTATCTCCATGGAGAAATAGGCGATTTTAGGACCGCGCGTGTAATCATTTAAAGAAAAACTCTCCACATTCATCCTCCTGAAAAGACCCGTCCCGGGACTTATATGATCGCTGTATGGAAGACCGGGCTTAGGCATGCCTGAAGCAGGGAGGGGATCGGTATTGCCGGCCCGGTAAGCCTGTTCTATTATAAGGAGTATTCCAGTAATTATGGAAGAGTTGTAAATGAGAAGTTCCAATTTATAGGAGGCGGGTTCATCAATAGTACATCAATCCTTTAAAACAAGGTGAATATTGTATTATATATCTATGTCTCCGATAGAGTATCTATACTATCTGGGCTACAGGGTCGACAGATCTCTGAAGACTTCCAGAAGGAGACGTCTCTATGCAAGAACGGTAAGCGTTGGCAATATCACCCTCGGGGGGGCCGGAAAGACTCCACTTGTCATATCCCTTGTCACCGAGGCGGTAAAAAGGGGCCTGAGGTCCTGCATACTCACCCGTGGATACCGGGGCAGGGCAAAGGACTCAGCCCTGGTCAGTATAGGCAACGGCCCCCTTATCAGATGGGAGGCGGCAGGCGATGAGCCATACTATATGGCCACCAGGCTAAAGGGTGTCTGGATAGTTAAGGACAGGAACCGCTACAGGGGGAGCCTTGTTGCAGGCGGGATGGATATCTTTATCCTGGACGACGGCTATCAGCACTGGCAACTTGAGCGTGATATGGATATACTCGTGATTGATGCCAATCGTCCCTTTGGAAATAACAGGCTCCTGCCCCTTGGCAGGCTGAGAGAGCCTTTAGATGCCATGGAAAGGGCGGATATTATCCTCATAAACCATTCCAGAGAAAAAAGGGCGGACCTTGAATCCGATATCAGGCGTTATAATACCTCCGCACGGATATTCTACTCCTATTACCATCCCTCGGGGCTCGTTACACCGGGAGGGCAATCCCTCTCTCTTGCACGGGTTGAGGGGAAGAAGGTCCTTGCCTTCTCGGGAATCGGGTCGCCGGAAAACTTTCTCAAGACACTGAGGGGTATAGGTCTGGGCATTGCCGGGCATGTGCCTTTCAGAGACCACCACTTATACAGCGGGGAGGATTTCGACATGATTCTGCGGAGGGCTGACAGGGCGGGAGCAGAGGTAATACTCACAACAGAGAAGGATTTGGTCAAGATCCGGAAACACGCGGAGTCCCGGGATTGTCCCCCGCTTTATGCCCTCAGGGTCGATCTTGAGATATTTGACGAAAAATTTTATGATATTATATTTGAAGACCCCGGAGGCAGCGATGACTAAGTACATAAATGTCAAGACCGGCTCAAGAACAGACATGATTGATATAACATCCCAGGTCCAGGAGGTTATCGACAGGACAGGAATAACCGATGGCATATGTTATCTGTACGTTCCCCACACCACTGCGGCAGTCACCATTAATGAAGGGGCCGACCCCTCTGTAAGAAGGGATATTATGAAGGCGCTCTCACGTTTAATCCCAAGGGATGCCGGATACAGTCACATGGAAGGCAATGCGGATGCCCATATAAAATCGTCCCTGGTCGGGTCGTCCACCTATGTCTTTATAGAAAAGGGAAAGATTCTTCTTGGAACCTGGCAGTCCATATTCTTCTGCGAATTCGACGGTCCCAGGCACAGGAGGGTAGCCATAAAGGCAAGAGCTGTCAGAGCTTCCCGCAGTAAGCCCTGACGAGGTCCCCTTTGGCCGGCCATAGGGCGCCGTATGTGCACCTGAGAAGTCCTCTGTCTTACTTCCGGGTCCTCTCTTTGTGCCTTCAATGCCCTCATATCTCCATCTCCTCATCCTGTTTCGAGGTTTATTGGCAATCCCGAACGCATTCGGGAATGACATTGTGTGTTGTGGTTAATGTTGAATTGAATGTTAAGCCTGTCTTAGAAAAAACACGAGAGAGCCTCTTATTTTACACCATGGCGGGCCTGTAAATTGAAATGTAACAGGTCGTTTTTGTATCTTAATAGATGTAGAAGTCATCGTCCATAGAGGGAGTATTTATCATTAATGGAAACAGAGGTGTAGTTATGAACATTAAGGGCATAATTGAGAGGGCCGTGGGCAGGAAGGTCGATATAACCCTGACGGACAACAGGACAAATATAATAAGCTTCAGGGAATCAAGGGGAAGAATAGTTCTCAGAATTCAAAGGGTTTTTACCGAGGCGCCACTGGACGTAATCCTTGAGATAGCGGATCTGGTCAGGGACCCCTCAAGAAAGACCCCCCTCATCGATGATTTCTTCAGGCGCAAGAAATGGAAAATAAAGAAAAGGCCACACATTTCAGACAGGATCGAGCCGCTTGGGCGGGTCTATAACCTGGAGAAGATATTCGACAAACTCAACAGGGAGTATTTCTCGGACGAGGTAAGGGCAAATATAACCTGGGGTAGACGTTCGCCGGCCAGGTCCGTACGTAAGCGCACCCTGGGCAGTTACAACGCTGAAACAGGGACCATCAGGATCAACCCCATGCTGGACAGTGTAAGGGTTCCGCTGTTTTTTATTGAGTATGTGGTCTACCATGAAATGCTGCATGCCAAGCTGGGCATCAGACGTAACAGCAATGGCAGGCTCCGGATCCATACAAGGGAATTCAAGGA
The window above is part of the bacterium BMS3Abin08 genome. Proteins encoded here:
- a CDS encoding thiol-disulfide oxidoreductase produces the protein MAIYNNYYLKIILLCLPLILLSGCSNVKVYDIGERVEDFTLPSLNGDAVSLNDYSGRVIFIEFFNTW
- the pgk/tpi_2 gene encoding bifunctional PGK/TIM — encoded protein: MKNNLNPSPIKDVIGKLTIEDLDLKGKRVFVRVDFNVPLDENLNITDDRRIRSSLPTINYAIDEGAKVILASHLGRPKGKVNPRDSLAPVAKRLRRLLNKEVIFSPDCVGHQVKNIIDKMQPGDVIVLENLRFHEGEEANDEGFAKGLAELADYYINDAFGTAHRNHASIVGIPKFIPSAAGFLLKKEIEYLKGVVNNPVRPFVAILGGAKVSGKIGVLENLEANVDKVLIGGGMAYTFIKAMGYEVGDSLVEKNMLETAQRIRKKLKARGVKFYLPVDCVIAHALEPGSETKIVPTLEIPPGWKALDIGPATARLFSEALQNAKTILWNGPMGVFEVDAFSRGTFAVARSVADAYALTIVGGGDTDLAVHQAGVSDSISFISTGGGATLQLLEGKELPGIAALTDKKS
- the gap gene encoding glyceraldehyde-3-phosphate dehydrogenase, translated to MAVKVGINGFGRIGRNFFRTSMEQDDFEIAAINDLTDAKTLAHLLKYDSVHGIFSSDVSATDDSIVVNGKEIKVTAITEPSKLPWRETEVEFVIESTGRFRDKETASQHLDAGARWVIISAPANDPDITVCLGVNEESMDIHNHRIISNASCTTNCLSPVAKVLNNEFGITRGLMTTIHSYTNDQRILDLPHKDLRRARAAAMNMIPTTTGAAKAVGLVLPELRGKLDGMSIRVPTPNVSVVDLVAELSRDVSLEEVNAALKNAAEGPLKGILQYSEEPLVSTDFNGNSHSSIVDATITKVLENRMVKVLAWYDNEWGYSSRLRDLILYIIKNR
- the malP_1 gene encoding maltodextrin phosphorylase; the protein is MELLIYNSSIITGILLIIEQAYRAGNTDPLPASGMPKPGLPYSDHISPGTGLFRRMNVESFSLNDYTRGPKIAYFSMEIGLRSDIPTYSGGLGVLAGDTIRSAADLKLPIVAVTLLTKKGYFRQDIDDNGRQIESPDDWNPRDFMSPLGDRVKVFIEEREVYVGAWVYIQKSVTGGMVPILCLDTDIEENHEQDRSITHYLYGGDESYRLKQEIVLGIGGVRMLDSLGFEIRKYHMNEGHSSLLILELLRKFRKDIEEVWDEHLVWDIEKVRGLCVFTTHTPVKAGHDKFSYELVERILCDVVPIDVIKEFGGQERLNMTMLALNLSNYINGVAKKHREVSQNMFPGYEIHAVTNGVHSYTWTSDPFRRIYDRYLPGWANEPEIFVRVGKIPKEEIWAAHMEAKRTLIDTVREDTGMQMSDEVLTIGFARRATAYKRADLIFSDIDRLVEIGQGKIQIIYAGKAHPRDETGKGLIKRIFEISERLGDRIRVAYLRNYNMDLALKMVSGVDVWLNTPLRPYEASGTSGMKAAHNGVVNFSVLDGWWIEGHIEGYTGWAIGPPPDVPADPSRDAEDLYLKLQNTVIPTYYENRKGWIKMMENAIGKIAYYFNSHRMMRRYVTEAYIR
- the lpxK gene encoding tetraacyldisaccharide 4'-kinase yields the protein MSPIEYLYYLGYRVDRSLKTSRRRRLYARTVSVGNITLGGAGKTPLVISLVTEAVKRGLRSCILTRGYRGRAKDSALVSIGNGPLIRWEAAGDEPYYMATRLKGVWIVKDRNRYRGSLVAGGMDIFILDDGYQHWQLERDMDILVIDANRPFGNNRLLPLGRLREPLDAMERADIILINHSREKRADLESDIRRYNTSARIFYSYYHPSGLVTPGGQSLSLARVEGKKVLAFSGIGSPENFLKTLRGIGLGIAGHVPFRDHHLYSGEDFDMILRRADRAGAEVILTTEKDLVKIRKHAESRDCPPLYALRVDLEIFDEKFYDIIFEDPGGSDD
- a CDS encoding sprT-like family protein is translated as MNIKGIIERAVGRKVDITLTDNRTNIISFRESRGRIVLRIQRVFTEAPLDVILEIADLVRDPSRKTPLIDDFFRRKKWKIKKRPHISDRIEPLGRVYNLEKIFDKLNREYFSDEVRANITWGRRSPARSVRKRTLGSYNAETGTIRINPMLDSVRVPLFFIEYVVYHEMLHAKLGIRRNSNGRLRIHTREFKEMEGSFRYYKSAVEWEKRIA